The following coding sequences are from one Lycium ferocissimum isolate CSIRO_LF1 chromosome 3, AGI_CSIRO_Lferr_CH_V1, whole genome shotgun sequence window:
- the LOC132050055 gene encoding root phototropism protein 3: MWESETESVSGRDYGNGVLSTSKHGVKTDGFEQKGQSWYVATDIPSDLLVQIGDVSFHLHKYPLLSRSGKMNRIIYESRDEELSKIALDDLPGGPEAFELAAKFCYGISVDLTATNISGLRCAAEFLEMTEDLEEGNLIFKTEAFLSYVVLSSWRDSILVLKSCERLSPWAENLQIVRRCSESIAWKACANPKGIKWQYTGKPPDVSSPKWNKMKDSSPSRNQQVPPDWWFEDVSILRIDHFVRVTTAIKVKGMRHELIGAALMHYAAKWLPGLIKEGSGSLDEGSNSSNSNGSRSSSWKGGLHMIVSGCGEEVPSVQAKDQRMIIESLISIIPQQKDSVSCSFLLRLLRMANLLKVAPALITELEKRVGMQFEQAALADLLIPSYNKSETLYDVDLAQRLLEHFLVQEQTESSSPSRSSFSDKHMHDANQRGNNLNAKMRVARLVDSYLTEVSRDRNLSLTKFQVLAEALPESARTCDDGLYRAIDSYLKAHPTLSEHERKRLCRVMDCQKLSIDACMHAAQNERLPLRVVVQVLFSEQVKISNAIANSSLKDAGDSQYQPLVSNRKSLLEATPQSFQEGWTTAKKDINNLKFELETVKAKYLQLQNDMGNLQRQFDKITKPKQASGWTAGWKKLGKLTKMTNLESNDNSPHAPNAEQTRKTARRWRNSIS; the protein is encoded by the exons ATGTGGGAATCAGAAACTGAGTCTGTTAGTGGAAGAGATTATGGGAATGGAGTTCTCAGCACAAGCAAACATGGTGTCAAGACTGATGGTTTTGAGCAAAAAGGACAGTCTTG GTATGTAGCAACTGATATTCCCAGTGACCTTTTAGTTCAAATTGGAGATGTTAGTTTCCACTTACACAAG TACCCTTTGCTTTCTAGAAGTGGAAAGATGAACAGAATCATATATGAGTCAAGGGATGAAGAATTGAGCAAAATAGCTTTAGATGACTTACCAGGTGGACCTGAGGCATTTGAGTTAGCTGCAAAATTCTGCTATGGAATTTCTGTTGATCTCACAGCAACCAATATATCCGGTTTACGATGTGCAGCCGAGTTCCTGGAAATGACTGAGGACTTAGAAGAAGGCAACCTAATATTCAAGACTGAAGCTTTTCTCAGTTATGTGGTTTTATCATCATGGAGGGACTCCATACTTGTATTGAAGAGTTGTGAAAGGCTATCACCATGGGCAGAAAACCTACAAATCGTTCGAAGATGCAGCGAGTCAATTGCATGGAAAGCGTGCGCCAATCCAAAAGGAATAAAATGGCAATACACTGGCAAACCGCCTGACGTTTCCAGCCCAAAATGGAATAAAATGAAGGATTCCAGCCCTAGCAGAAACCAGCAAGTGCCTCCTGATTGGTGGTTCGAAGATGTCTCTATTCTCAGGATTGATCACTTTGTCAGAGTGACTACTGCTATTAAG GTAAAGGGCATGAGACATGAACTAATTGGTGCTGCCCTCATGCATTACGCTGCTAAGTGGCTCCCAGGGCTAATTAAAGAAGGATCAGGATCGTTGGATGAAGGTAGTAATAGTAGTAACAGTAATGGCAGTAGAAGCAGTAGTTGGAAAGGCGGTCTTCATATGATAGTATCAGGATGTGGAGAAGAAGTACCAAGTGTTCAGGCCAAAGATCAAAGGATGATTATCGAAAGCCTAATTAGTATAATCCCACAACAGAAGGATAGCGTTTCGTGTAGCTTCCTTCTTCGTCTTTTGAGAATGGCAAACCTGCTGAAAGTGGCTCCTGCACTTATAACAGAATTGGAGAAACGAGTCGGGATGCAATTTGAGCAGGCTGCATTAGCTGATCTTCTCATACCATCTTACAACAAAAGCGAGACATTGTATGACGTTGATCTTGCTCAGAGGCTTTTGGAACATTTCTTAGTTCAAGAGCAAACAGAAAGCTCAAGTCCTAGTAGGAGTTCATTCTCTGATAAACATATGCATGATGCAAATCAAAGGGGTAATAATCTCAATGCCAAGATGAGAGTAgcacggcttgtagacagttaccTCACAGAAGTATCCAGAGATAGAAATCTTTCCTTGACAAAATTTCAGGTCTTGGCTGAGGCTTTGCCAGAATCAGCAAGAACTTGTGATGATGGATTGTATCGCGCAATTGATTCATATCTTAAG GCTCATCCAACTCTATCAGAACATGAAAGAAAGCGGCTATGCAGGGTGATGGATTGCCAAAAACTCTCTATTGATGCTTGCATGCACGCTGCTCAGAACGAAAGGCTCCCACTAAGAGTAGTGGTGCAAGTCCTCTTTTCCGAGCAGGTGAAGATCAGCAATGCAATAGCCAACAGCTCACTTAAAGATGCAGGAGATTCTCAATATCAACCTCTTGTATCAAACCGCAAATCATTGCTCGAAGCAACACCACAATCATTTCAAGAGGGATGGACTACGGCCAAGAAAGATATCAACAATCTTAAGTTTGAACTCGAGACCGTGAAAGCTAAGTACCTACAACTCCAAAATGACATGGGTAACTTACAGAGACAGTTTGACAAGATCACAAAACCAAAACAAGCCTCGGGTTGGACTGCAGGGTGGAAAAAGTTAGGCAAACTCACCAAGATGACAAATTTAGAATCCAATGATAATAGTCCTCATGCCCCAAACGCAGAACAGACAAGAAAGACTGCTAGAAGATGGAGAAATTCCATTTCCTGA
- the LOC132051045 gene encoding protein PELPK1-like translates to MAYHQNSCFFLLFVVCLSSIQTDARNLLETTLPKFPPLPEIPTLPKPELPTLPKPELPQIPKPELPTLPKPELPTLPKPEMPTLPKPEFPSLPKPELPVIPKPELPTLPKPEVPQVPKKP, encoded by the coding sequence ATGGCTTACCACCAAAATTCATGttttttcttgttatttgtcGTATGCTTGTCATCGATTCAAACCGATGCACGAAACCTCCTTGAGACAACCTTGCCTAAATTTCCACCACTTCCTGAAATCCCAACCTTGCCTAAGCCCGAGCTACCAACTTTGCCAAAGCCTGAACTTCCACAAATTCCTAAGCCTGAACTCCCAACACTGCCAAAACCCGAGTTGCCAACATTGCCAAAGCCTGAAATGCCTACTCTGCCCAAGCCCGAGTTCCCAAGTTTGCCGAAGCCAGAGCTTCCTGTGATTCCCAAGCCTGAACTCCCAACTCTGCCAAAGCCCGAAGTACCACAAGTGCCCAAGAAGCCTTAA
- the LOC132050053 gene encoding uncharacterized protein LOC132050053, with protein MGDERVKNEAMEIMGMFQVLPRLVVFDLDYTLWPFYCEYRSKQQMPYLYPHGKGILYALKDKGVNIAVASRSPTPDIANTFLDKLGLSSMFVAKEIFSSWTHKTEHFQKISRRTGVPYKEMLFFDDEDRNIEAVSKMGVTSILVDDGVNLEALRQGLSAFAQNSTSGKKNKEKKLPDSSISDELQ; from the exons ATGGGGGACGAAAGGGTGAAGAACGAGGCTATGGAGATAATGGGGATGTTCCAAGTGCTTCCTCGACTCGTTGTCTTCGATCTTGATTACACTCTCTGGCCCTTTTACTG TGAATACCGCTCAAAACAGCAAATGCCGTATTTATATCCTCATGGCAAAGGCATACTATATGCCCTCAAGGACAAGGGAGTTAATATTGCTGTTGCCTCAAGATCACCAACTCCTGATATTGCAAACACTTTTCTTGATAAGTTGGGGCTATCATCAATGTTTGTAGCGAAG GAGATATTTTCCAGTTGGACACACAAGACCGAACACTTTCAGAAGATCAGTAGGAGGACAGGGGTGCCTTATAAGGAGATGCTGTTTTTTGATGACGAGGATCGCAATATAGAGGCG GTTTCAAAGATGGGTGTGACGAGCATATTGGTGGACGATGGGGTAAATCTTGAGGCTTTGCGGCAAGGGCTCTCAGCGTTTGCTCAGAACTCAACTTCAGGcaaaaagaacaaagaaaaaaagttacCGGACTCATCAATAAGTGATGAGTTACAGTAA
- the LOC132050054 gene encoding uncharacterized protein At4g38062-like, whose translation MDKVYEELDVVKGEVEKLREECRTKTVLTESLREAHINTLAKLEEAKLEIGRQANDLFVKSEEIFEVKKLYDDIKSNIHEKESCLQNLSSSHEKLQLDYGEKIGKLEVQNKDLVLSLDEATSKIQDLEMQICASNKEINAVKQLMSVRQEICIESELKTLASKDLKDGDGIIQKLDEENRIAKDQLKWKSEQFRHLEEAHKRIHDQFKNSKVEWGQEKSAMLEEISSLQARLDSQTRISEDLESQLRMCNQALAHQESRRRILEIELSEFRSQFDDISLECQEANSKLENLTIKRDEEIGELRNLLRTKETVFKDIKCKSMQLEQENQDLRGSLKELQEAQLQDAASTSALKKLRSNFQDLKQLHKKCSLNLKEKEAEWSSQIGKVTEDVKRCMSELKGKEKHIEELEMELEDCRDACDVLNGEISVLITVLKSEFHTASKELSRANTELEPNSKKLVHQKSEQETLLEAELSEYKKMLEESSDCQVHLREQVLQLVNALKDASDASEEAKADLAKARAEVKESKLELDKWKAEAGNLKDGLEESWYVQKQEKDSLLGILKEREAKINELQQQITELELKIVERTEAVEALNQEKLQYNQIAEGKDNTIEILQTKISCLEQELADNDLQNKQTQSDARKAFDQEKESLLLIVTERDRKIQDLLEQAKDLKEDMACKEVAFTALVTAESSKTLEIKEKNMVIAESEVKLSDTHQKLELLNKSLSDSRQKEEELETLLQASKKELEELNAHFGNERMHLEARIQELESQKNDVVEENNKLSVDREGLLVQMQGIHVRVSELCCEDVDLVRHLEKILEEEKEQLLGNLGRGHHSRTPFSTAKTGTDERTPLIELNR comes from the coding sequence ATGGACAAAGTTTATGAGGAGCTAGATGTTGTTAAAGGCGAGGTAGAAAAGCTCAGAGAAGAATGCCGGACCAAAACAGTGCTGACGGAGAGTTTGAGGGAAGCCCACATTAACACATTAGCAAAACTTGAAGAAGCTAAGTTGGAGATTGGTAGACAGGCAAATGACCTATTTGTTAAATCTGAGGAAATATTTGAGGTCAAGAAACTCTATGATGACATCAAGTCCAATATACATGAGAAAGAATCATGTCTCCAGAATCTTAGCTCTTCTCATGAGAAACTGCAACTAGATTATGGCGAGAAAATTGGGAAGTTGGAAGTACAAAACAAGGATTTGGTGTTGTCTTTGGATGAAGCTACATCCAAAATTCAAGATTTGGAAATGCAGATTTGTGCAAGTAATAAAGAAATCAATGCTGTTAAGCAACTCATGTCAGTTAGGCAGGAAATCTGCATTGAATCAGAACTAAAAACACTGGCATCCAAAGATCTGAAAGATGGAGATGGCATTATCCAGAAACTTGATGAAGAAAATAGGATTGCAAAAGATCAGCTGAAATGGAAGAGTGAACAGTTTAGACACCTCGAAGAAGCTCACAAAAGGATTCATGATCAGTTCAAAAACAGTAAGGTTGAGTGGGGACAGGAAAAGTCAGCAATGCTTGAAGAGATCTCTTCATTGCAAGCAAGGTTGGATTCTCAGACCCGAATCTCTGAAGACCTCGAAAGCCAATTGAGGATGTGTAACCAAGCTTTAGCTCATCAAGAAAGCAGAAGAAGAATTCTGGAAATTGAATTGTCTGAGTTCCGATCTCAATTCGATGATATCTCTTTAGAGTGCCAAGAAGCAAACTCAAAGCTTGAGAACTTGACCATCAAGAGGGATGAAGAAATTGGAGAGTTAAGAAACTTACTCCGAACGAAAGAGACAGTGTTCAAGGATATAAAATGCAAAAGTATGCAGCTTGAACAGGAAAATCAAGATTTACGTGGATCTCTCAAAGAGCTTCAAGAGGCACAACTCCAGGATGCTGCTTCCACTTCTGCACTTAAGAAACTGCGAAGCAATTTCCAGGATTTGAAGCAATTACACAAGAAATGTTCCTTAAACCTCAAAGAGAAGGAAGCTGAATGGAGCTCTCAGATAGGAAAAGTGACAGAAGATGTGAAAAGATGCATGTCTGAATTAAAAGGTAAAGAAAAACACATTGAAGAGCTTGAAATGGAGCTGGAAGATTGCCGTGATGCATGTGATGTTCTTAATGGAGAGATATCTGTGTTAATCACGGTTTTAAAATCAGAATTTCATACCGCTAGCAAGGAGCTCTCTAGAGCCAACACGGAACTAGAACCGAATAGCAAAAAATTAGTACATCAGAAGAGTGAACAAGAAACCCTTTTAGAGGCAGAACTGAGTGAGTACAAAAAGATGCTGGAAGAGTCATCTGATTGCCAAGTTCACCTCAGGGAACAAGTCCTGCAATTGGTTAATGCTTTAAAAGATGCTTCTGATGCTTCAGAAGAAGCTAAAGCTGACCTGGCCAAAGCAAGGGCAGAAGTCAAAGAAAGCAAACTTGAACTAGACAAGTGGAAAGCTGAAGCAGGAAATCTTAAAGACGGCCTTGAAGAGAGCTGGTATGTCCAAAAGCAAGAGAAGGACAGCTTACTTGGGATCTTGAAGGAGAGAGAAGCCAAAATAAATGAGCTACAACAACAGATTACAGAACTCGAGTTGAAGATTGTTGAAAGAACAGAGGCAGTGGAAGCTTTAAATCAGGAGAAGCTACAATACAATCAAATTGCAGAAGGCAAGGATAACACCATAGAAATTCTTCAAACTAAGATTTCTTGCTTGGAGCAAGAGTTGGCTGATAACGACCTTCAGAATAAGCAAACACAATCAGATGCCCGAAAGGCTTTTGATCAGGAGAAGGAGAGCCTCTTGCTGATTGTGACAGAGAGAGACAGGAAAATACAAGATCTTCTTGAACAGGCCAAAGATTTGAAGGAAGATATGGCATGTAAAGAAGTTGCTTTTACAGCTTTGGTGACGGCTGAGAGTTCAAAAACACTTGAGATTAAAGAGAAAAACATGGTGATTGCCGAGTCAGAGGTGAAATTAAGTGATACACATCAGAAATTGGAACTTCTAAATAAATCCTTGTCTGATTCAAGACAGAAGGAGGAGGAGCTGGAAACATTGTTGCAAGCAAGTAAAAAGGAATTGGAAGAGCTGAACGCTCATTTTGGCAATGAACGGATGCACTTAGAGGCCCGAATTCAGGAACTTGAATCCCAGAAAAATGATGTggttgaagaaaataataaactCTCAGTTGATAGGGAAGGATTACTGGTGCAAATGCAAGGAATCCATGTAAGAGTAAGTGAATTATGCTGTGAAGATGTTGATCTTGTAAGacatttggaaaaaatattGGAGGAAGAAAAAGAGCAGCTACTTGGTAATTTAGGGAGAGGCCACCATTCTAGAACTCCTTTTTCAACTGCCAAAACTGGAACTGATGAAAGAACTCCATTAATAGAGCTCAACCGTTAG